One Solanum pennellii chromosome 10, SPENNV200 genomic region harbors:
- the LOC107032051 gene encoding cytoplasmic tRNA 2-thiolation protein 2 codes for MACNSGTCQSGCYRDDSSVGAEESPPLIKKTEVSNGVVNSRRSTEHLDDGICLKCKVNRTIAAADGGGDFGGGDAGRFCADCFRSNLFGKFRLAVTANAMISPSDNVLVAFSGGTCSRVALQFTHEMQSKAQKNYDASRDRALPVFGVGVAFIDEKAISAVSSDNLDRAVEEMKLIVSDLAPPVKQFHVVPTEAIYSLDAGDSKDRLNELINTVNDVTGKEDLLEHFRMLSLQKIAIENGYTKIILGTCTSRIACHVLEATVKGRGYSLAADIQYVDARWKIPVVLPLRDCPIHELNMLCSLDSLKTVEVFNGTRAGINGLISSLVKLLQEENPSRESTIMRTAGKLTPFHFNRMPEDNDYNGQVASRRRQKKYNLKTKDALPPESFCPICNSPLKISSFGTSINFENGKTNPNGIGAACCSSCQFQVLPNDPSSLEHFISLLPPAMVSQAGDNDRLSQRQLREQIEDCLLSDYEDGT; via the exons ATGGCGTGCAACTCAGGAACTTGCCAGTCCGGTTGTTACAGAGATGACTCTTCCGTCGGAGCAGAAGAATCGCCGCCGCTAATTAAGAAAACCGAAGTTTCAAACGGAGTTGTTAACAGTAGAAGGAGCACCGAGCATTTGGATGATGGAATATGTCTCAAATGTAAGGTTAACAGAACCATCGCCGCTGCTGACGGCGGTGGTGATTTTGGTGGAGGAGATGCAGGAAGGTTCTGTGCTGATTGCTTCCGCAGTAATCTATTTGGGAAGTTCAGACTTGCTGTCACTGCTAATGCTATGATTTCGCCGTCGGATAACGTCCTTGTTGCCTTCTCTGGCGGTACTTGTTCCAG GGTAGCTCTGCAATTTACACATGAGATGCAAAGcaaagctcagaagaactatgATGCCAGTAGAGATAGAGCATTACCAGTTTTTGGTGTTGGGGTTGCTTTTATTGATGAAAAAGCCATTTCTGCTGTCTCATCTGATAACCTTGACAGAGCTGTTGAGGAGATGAAACTTATTGTGTCAGATTTGGCTCCACCTGTGAAACAATTCCATGTAGTTCCAACAGAGGCTATTTATTCACTGGATGCTGGTGATTCAAAAGATAGACTGAATGAATTAATAAACACTGTTAATGATGTCACAGGAAAAGAGGATTTGTTGGAGCATTTTCGCATGCTCTCCTTGCAAAAG ATAGCTATAGAGAATGGATATACCAAAATTATACTTGGAACGTGTACATCAAGAATAGCTTGTCATGTACTTGAAGCAACTGTCAAG GGTAGAGGTTATTCTTTAGCAGCTGATATCCAGTATGTTGATGCAAGGTGGAAGATACCTGTGGTTCTTCCCCTCCGTGATTGTCCTATTCATGAGCTGAACATGCTTTGCAGCCTCGACAG TTTGAAGACTGTAGAAGTTTTTAATGGAACACGTGCTGGTATCAATGGCCTGATATCCTCATTGGTAAAATTGTTGCAG GAGGAAAACCCTTCCCGGGAAAGCACAATCATGAGAACAGCTGGAAAGTTGACACCGTTTCATTTCAACAGAATGCCAGAGGACAATGACTATAATGGTCAGGTGGCATCTCGAAGGAGGCAGAAGAAATACAACCTTAAAACTAAAGATGCCCTTCCTCCCGAATCATTCTGTCCTATTTGCAACAGTCCTCTAAAAATATCCAGTTTTGGaacttcaattaattttgaaaatgggAAAACTAATCCTAATGGGATTGGGGCTGCATGCTGTTCAAGCTGTCAGTTTCAGGTTCTCCCCAATGATCCCTCATCTCTGGAGCACTTCATTTCTCTCTTGCCACCAGCAATGGTTTCCCAAGCAGGCGATAATGATCGTCTAAGTCAGAGACAGCTAAG GGAGCAAATAGAAGACTGCTTGCTCTCGGACTATGAAGATGGAACATGA